The Urbifossiella limnaea genome has a window encoding:
- a CDS encoding WD40 repeat domain-containing protein: MSASPAGRRTLVAAGVVLLVAAAGAAWYFTRGDEVATLRGHRGPVRAVAFAPDGTLASGGDDGTVRLWDTAGRRELRSLAGHSGRVRALGFAAGGVLASVGDDHTLRLWDWHAGTEIGTAPGGAKALESLAVSPDGSVVGAGGVEGVVRLWNVADRSPLKALTGHKKHVHALTFLPDGKTLLSAGDDGTLRVWDWQKGAAAGQLAIGPRHVHSLAVSPAGDVVAAATGAGVKRWALSGRTELPPLEGSGMAVGVAFAGDGSVLATTHEDGTVRVWGAADGKQLTSYRGHDKVVLDAAVSPDGRLVATAGGDGTVKLWPVPGR; encoded by the coding sequence ATGTCCGCCTCACCCGCCGGCCGCCGCACGCTTGTGGCGGCCGGCGTCGTTCTGCTCGTGGCCGCCGCCGGCGCCGCCTGGTACTTCACCCGCGGCGACGAGGTCGCCACCCTGCGCGGCCACCGCGGGCCGGTCCGTGCCGTCGCCTTCGCCCCGGACGGCACCCTCGCGTCCGGCGGCGACGACGGCACGGTCCGCCTGTGGGACACGGCCGGCCGGCGCGAACTCCGCTCGCTCGCCGGCCACTCGGGGCGGGTGCGGGCGCTCGGCTTCGCGGCCGGTGGCGTGCTCGCGTCCGTCGGTGACGACCACACCCTACGACTGTGGGACTGGCATGCCGGAACCGAGATCGGGACCGCGCCCGGAGGCGCGAAGGCACTCGAGTCGCTGGCCGTCTCGCCGGACGGCAGCGTGGTCGGGGCCGGCGGCGTGGAAGGCGTCGTGCGGTTGTGGAACGTCGCGGACCGGTCGCCGTTGAAGGCGCTGACCGGGCACAAGAAGCACGTCCACGCGCTGACGTTCCTACCCGACGGCAAAACTCTGCTGTCCGCTGGCGACGACGGCACCCTGCGCGTGTGGGACTGGCAGAAGGGGGCCGCGGCCGGTCAACTGGCGATCGGCCCGCGGCACGTCCACTCACTCGCGGTGTCGCCCGCCGGGGATGTGGTGGCTGCCGCGACCGGGGCCGGAGTCAAGCGCTGGGCGTTGTCGGGGCGGACGGAGTTGCCACCGCTGGAAGGCTCGGGCATGGCGGTCGGCGTGGCCTTCGCCGGAGACGGGTCGGTGCTCGCCACGACGCACGAGGACGGCACCGTCCGCGTGTGGGGGGCCGCCGACGGCAAGCAACTGACGAGCTACCGCGGGCACGACAAGGTGGTGCTGGACGCGGCCGTGTCGCCGGACGGGCGGCTGGTCGCCACGGCCGGCGGGGACGGCACGGTGAAGCTGTGGCCGGTGCCGGGACGCTAA
- a CDS encoding four-helix bundle copper-binding protein — MSRLSLAAVLGFAAAGLVSLGTGRAQESKAQPKAHEHAQHFQDCAKACDDCARLCEACGAHCTRLVADGKKEHLETVRTCQDCATVCAAASAITARSGPYSDAICQACADVCKRCGDACEKHAADPMMKRCADECRKCEKACRDMLAHTRPQAASR; from the coding sequence ATGTCCCGCCTGTCCCTCGCCGCCGTACTCGGCTTCGCCGCCGCCGGCCTCGTGAGCCTCGGCACCGGCCGTGCTCAGGAAAGCAAGGCGCAACCGAAGGCCCACGAGCACGCGCAGCACTTCCAGGATTGCGCCAAGGCCTGCGACGACTGCGCCCGGCTGTGCGAGGCCTGCGGCGCGCACTGCACCCGCCTGGTGGCCGACGGCAAGAAGGAGCACCTGGAAACGGTGCGGACGTGTCAGGACTGCGCGACCGTGTGCGCGGCCGCGTCGGCGATCACCGCCCGCTCCGGGCCGTACTCCGACGCCATCTGTCAGGCCTGCGCCGACGTGTGCAAGCGCTGCGGCGACGCCTGCGAGAAGCACGCCGCCGACCCGATGATGAAGCGCTGCGCGGACGAGTGCCGCAAGTGTGAGAAGGCCTGCCGCGACATGCTGGCCCACACCCGCCCGCAGGCCGCGTCGCGCTAG
- a CDS encoding DUF1559 family PulG-like putative transporter — MSRRRGFTLIELLVVIAIIAVLIGLLLPAVQKVREAAARTQCQNNLKQVGIAMHAYHGAYGYFPPGYTSGAPSPNAEGTGPGWGWGAHLLPFMEQEPLYRQANLALDISHPSNAAVRTTSLKGYLCPSDAPRAPTFTAVADGGAAICEVAFANYVGLGGVYEVTDNPDVNTGVLLRNSRFRVADITDGTSGTLMVVERTSRRSPMTTWVGAVTNSVNPPVTPGYDDEGPPTLCLTNVGEPDEGRTPNNPLVHVEDAGSQHTGGVNALYSDGSVRFIRNTISPVTWSALGTRAGSEVVTDN; from the coding sequence ATGAGTCGCCGCCGCGGGTTCACGCTGATCGAGCTGCTGGTCGTCATCGCCATCATCGCCGTGTTGATCGGGCTGCTGTTGCCCGCGGTCCAGAAGGTCCGCGAGGCCGCCGCCCGGACGCAGTGCCAGAACAACCTCAAGCAGGTCGGCATCGCCATGCACGCCTACCACGGCGCGTACGGGTACTTCCCGCCCGGCTACACGTCGGGGGCGCCGTCGCCGAACGCCGAGGGCACCGGACCGGGCTGGGGCTGGGGGGCGCACCTGCTGCCGTTCATGGAACAAGAGCCGCTCTACCGGCAGGCGAATCTCGCGCTCGACATTTCACACCCGTCCAACGCCGCGGTCCGCACCACGAGTCTGAAGGGCTATCTGTGCCCCTCGGACGCACCCCGCGCGCCGACGTTCACGGCCGTGGCCGACGGCGGCGCCGCGATCTGCGAGGTGGCGTTCGCCAACTACGTCGGCCTCGGCGGCGTCTACGAGGTGACGGACAACCCGGACGTGAACACCGGCGTGCTGCTCCGCAACAGCCGGTTCCGCGTCGCCGACATCACCGACGGCACGTCCGGCACGCTGATGGTCGTGGAGCGCACGAGCCGCCGGTCGCCGATGACGACGTGGGTCGGGGCGGTGACGAACAGCGTGAACCCGCCGGTGACTCCCGGTTACGACGACGAGGGGCCGCCGACGCTGTGCCTGACGAACGTGGGCGAGCCGGACGAGGGGCGGACGCCGAACAACCCGCTGGTTCACGTGGAGGACGCCGGCAGCCAGCACACCGGCGGCGTCAACGCCCTGTACTCGGACGGCTCCGTCCGCTTCATCCGCAACACCATCAGCCCGGTGACGTGGTCCGCGCTCGGCACACGGGCCGGTAGCGAAGTCGTCACCGACAACTGA
- a CDS encoding cell division protein FtsQ/DivIB, with amino-acid sequence MPRRKPPAPPQRRWRAGLAVLITLAVAAAVLVTLNVIGGDALRRIGGRDRYRVPFADITCDSPPGLDRATFLAEVRYAGELPETVSALDAADRDRLAAGFARHPWVESVEAVTAVPGGVRAALRFRTPVLAVTTTAGEPRLLDANGVLLPVTPTPPGLAELVGRVLPPRVPAGEMWDDAEVRQALDLRLSYGASRVERVAAGWKLTLADGRLLLVGR; translated from the coding sequence GTGCCGCGCCGCAAGCCGCCCGCCCCGCCTCAACGCCGGTGGCGGGCCGGTCTCGCCGTCCTCATCACGCTCGCCGTGGCTGCGGCCGTGCTGGTCACATTGAACGTAATCGGCGGCGACGCCCTCCGCCGCATCGGCGGCCGCGACCGCTACCGCGTTCCGTTCGCCGACATCACGTGCGACTCCCCGCCCGGCCTCGACCGGGCGACGTTCCTCGCCGAGGTCCGGTACGCGGGCGAGTTGCCCGAGACCGTCAGCGCGCTGGACGCCGCCGACCGCGACCGCCTCGCGGCCGGATTCGCCCGGCACCCGTGGGTCGAGTCGGTGGAAGCCGTGACGGCCGTACCAGGCGGCGTCCGCGCCGCCCTCCGCTTCCGCACGCCGGTTCTGGCCGTGACCACGACCGCCGGCGAGCCTCGGTTGCTCGACGCCAACGGCGTCCTGCTGCCGGTCACGCCGACGCCGCCGGGCCTCGCGGAGTTGGTGGGGCGGGTGCTGCCGCCGCGGGTTCCGGCGGGCGAGATGTGGGACGACGCTGAAGTGCGGCAGGCGCTCGATCTGCGGCTGTCATACGGCGCGAGCCGCGTCGAGCGCGTGGCCGCCGGCTGGAAGCTGACGCTCGCCGACGGCCGCCTCCTGCTGGTCGGCCGCTAG
- a CDS encoding serine/threonine-protein kinase, whose product MPRSSAPSEGAVVGVACPHCGHRLTLRNAKPGRFRPKCPGCARAFLLTVPTNAGDGCAVAEIADPATAAEANGQTIAHRPATPVQTPAPKSQIDPAPPQVRPQEPRFAPPRASVPGYRVEKELGRGGMGTVYLARQLSLDRPVALKLMAKRYAADPKFVARFTREAFAAARLSHPNIVQIHDIGEADGARFFSMEYVPGRSLSDLIAERGKLDPETAVGYVLQAARGLRHAHDRGMVHRDVKPDNLLLDGQGLVKVADLGLVKVHGDDTPAASTGPASSRPDLTGFRMALGTPAYMSPEQCRDATAVDHRADIYSLGCTLYVLLTGRPPFDGTTAVEVMSKHAYEPLVPPERIVARVPAELSSVILRMMAKDAAERFPDMGEVVRTLEDWLGVRSAAGGFVPREEQITRLEGFAHAFVTAPAAVLRGRVVAGGVVGTVALAGLLLFFGKLVWAFALVAALAQFGLASFVLNGLSARGPVFTRVRQFAAGLGWADRGIAAAGAGLFVLLLAMSGAFWHTAAAGVVGLGLALAVRRWLDRRAEAQRADPLRGTERLVRQLRAQGLDEDEVRLFVARFAGRYWEEFFEALFGYESKLLTRAVLLRGGSAGRREKFAAWREPLLALIDRVERVRREARDRRLLEAVERERLQAEGVGRAEAERQAAVAAAAIVREAERVRRVAPAAAAPAADFDFAPTSPNLFTRVVGCCVGPAVRALGAAVLLAGCGLWAHQNGLLPGMEAGRRAVAAVEAQDLGTLHEVASEAGKVVAAPLVVDGVPAGLTAWADSWNVGLAGLLLLGSLCFRGNLMGLLVLAGAGLVVAGHHLGIQTVEPLRESHVGLMLGSVVAFVGFRTGTR is encoded by the coding sequence ATGCCGCGTTCGTCCGCCCCGTCCGAGGGTGCAGTCGTCGGCGTCGCCTGCCCGCACTGCGGTCACCGCCTCACGCTCCGCAACGCGAAACCCGGCCGCTTCCGGCCGAAGTGTCCGGGGTGCGCGCGGGCCTTCCTCCTGACCGTGCCGACGAACGCCGGCGACGGTTGCGCAGTCGCGGAGATTGCGGATCCCGCGACGGCCGCGGAGGCGAACGGGCAGACGATCGCGCACCGCCCCGCGACGCCGGTCCAGACGCCCGCGCCGAAGTCGCAAATCGATCCCGCCCCGCCGCAGGTTCGACCCCAAGAACCGCGGTTCGCCCCACCACGCGCCAGTGTCCCCGGCTACCGCGTCGAGAAAGAACTCGGCCGCGGCGGGATGGGGACCGTGTACCTCGCCCGCCAGCTGTCGCTGGACCGGCCGGTCGCGCTGAAGTTGATGGCGAAGCGGTACGCGGCCGACCCGAAGTTCGTGGCCCGGTTCACGCGAGAGGCGTTCGCCGCGGCCCGGCTGTCGCACCCGAACATCGTCCAGATTCACGACATCGGGGAGGCCGACGGCGCCCGCTTCTTCAGCATGGAATACGTGCCCGGCCGGTCGCTCTCGGACCTGATCGCGGAGCGCGGCAAGCTCGACCCGGAGACGGCCGTCGGCTACGTCCTCCAGGCCGCCCGCGGGCTGCGGCACGCCCACGACCGCGGCATGGTCCACCGGGACGTGAAGCCCGACAACCTGCTCCTCGACGGCCAGGGGCTCGTCAAGGTCGCCGACCTGGGGCTCGTCAAGGTTCACGGCGACGACACGCCGGCCGCGTCGACCGGCCCCGCGTCGTCGCGGCCCGACCTGACCGGGTTCCGGATGGCCCTCGGCACGCCGGCGTACATGTCGCCGGAGCAGTGTCGCGACGCCACCGCCGTCGACCACCGGGCCGACATCTACTCGCTCGGCTGCACCCTGTACGTGCTCCTCACCGGTCGCCCGCCGTTCGACGGGACGACGGCGGTGGAGGTGATGAGCAAGCACGCCTACGAGCCGCTCGTGCCGCCGGAGCGGATCGTCGCCCGGGTGCCGGCCGAGCTGTCGTCGGTCATCCTGCGGATGATGGCGAAGGACGCCGCCGAGCGGTTCCCCGACATGGGCGAGGTCGTCCGCACGCTCGAGGACTGGCTGGGCGTCCGCTCCGCGGCCGGCGGGTTCGTGCCGCGCGAGGAGCAGATCACGCGGCTCGAAGGGTTCGCGCACGCCTTCGTCACCGCCCCCGCGGCGGTGCTCCGCGGGCGCGTCGTCGCCGGCGGGGTGGTCGGAACGGTGGCGCTGGCGGGGCTGTTGCTATTCTTCGGGAAGCTGGTGTGGGCGTTCGCTCTGGTCGCAGCGCTGGCCCAGTTCGGACTCGCGTCCTTCGTGTTGAACGGCCTGTCGGCCCGCGGACCGGTGTTCACGCGGGTGCGCCAGTTCGCCGCCGGGCTGGGCTGGGCGGACCGCGGCATCGCCGCCGCGGGCGCGGGGTTGTTCGTGCTCCTGCTCGCCATGTCGGGTGCGTTCTGGCACACGGCAGCGGCCGGCGTCGTCGGCCTCGGGCTGGCGCTGGCCGTGCGCCGCTGGCTCGACCGGCGGGCGGAGGCGCAGCGGGCCGACCCACTCCGCGGCACCGAGCGCCTGGTGCGGCAGCTGCGGGCGCAGGGGCTGGACGAGGACGAGGTGCGGCTGTTCGTCGCCCGCTTCGCGGGGCGGTACTGGGAAGAATTCTTCGAGGCGCTGTTCGGCTACGAGAGCAAACTCCTGACCCGAGCCGTGCTCCTCCGCGGCGGGTCGGCCGGCCGGCGGGAGAAGTTCGCCGCGTGGCGCGAGCCGCTGCTGGCGCTCATCGACCGCGTGGAGCGGGTCCGGCGGGAGGCGCGCGACCGGCGCCTCCTGGAAGCCGTGGAGCGCGAGCGGTTGCAGGCCGAGGGCGTGGGCCGCGCCGAGGCCGAGCGCCAGGCGGCCGTCGCGGCCGCGGCGATCGTACGCGAGGCGGAGCGAGTCCGACGCGTCGCACCTGCCGCGGCGGCACCCGCCGCCGACTTCGACTTCGCACCGACCAGCCCGAACCTGTTCACGCGCGTCGTCGGCTGCTGCGTCGGCCCTGCGGTTCGTGCACTCGGCGCGGCCGTGCTGCTGGCCGGGTGCGGGCTGTGGGCACACCAGAACGGGTTGTTGCCGGGGATGGAGGCGGGCCGCCGGGCCGTGGCCGCGGTGGAGGCGCAAGACCTGGGAACGCTGCACGAGGTGGCGTCGGAGGCGGGGAAGGTCGTGGCCGCTCCGCTCGTCGTGGACGGCGTGCCGGCGGGGCTGACGGCGTGGGCCGACAGCTGGAACGTCGGCCTCGCCGGCCTGCTGCTGCTGGGGTCGCTGTGCTTCCGCGGCAACCTGATGGGGCTGCTCGTACTCGCCGGGGCGGGTCTGGTCGTGGCCGGGCACCACCTCGGCATCCAGACGGTCGAGCCGCTCCGCGAGTCGCACGTCGGGCTGATGCTTGGCTCCGTCGTCGCGTTCGTCGGCTTCCGCACCGGCACTCGCTAG
- a CDS encoding glycoside hydrolase family 16 protein, with the protein MRRLLLLALVAGLFPATPGDAQPAADWKQSWADEFDGTTIDPAKWDFDLGNGFFNYDANQWISGWGNNELQYYTKEPSNAFVKDGHLHVRAVKESLHGCGYTSARLRSKKRDGTALFAQKFGKVEFKAKLPTGKGVWPALWMLPQDDKYGPWPTSGEIDVMEARGQEPTKVLGTLHYGSRWPANTHTSREHVFPAGQTIADWHVYGVEWEPGEFRWSVDGKVYGSHSFWWSSGKVAGTKGVNPTAESDLLPWPAPFDQPFYLIMNVAVGGQFLGNPDRNTPFPAEMLVDYVRAYDKAGGYGPPKPRGPGRFPFTKS; encoded by the coding sequence GTGCGCCGCCTCCTCCTCCTTGCCCTTGTCGCGGGCCTTTTCCCCGCCACACCCGGCGACGCGCAACCCGCGGCCGACTGGAAACAGAGCTGGGCCGACGAGTTCGACGGCACCACGATCGACCCCGCGAAGTGGGACTTCGACCTGGGCAACGGGTTTTTCAACTACGACGCCAACCAGTGGATCAGCGGCTGGGGCAACAACGAGCTGCAGTACTACACGAAGGAGCCGAGCAACGCCTTCGTGAAGGACGGCCACCTGCACGTCCGCGCGGTGAAGGAGTCGCTGCACGGCTGCGGGTACACGTCGGCCCGGCTGCGGTCGAAGAAGCGCGACGGCACGGCGCTGTTCGCCCAGAAGTTCGGCAAGGTCGAGTTCAAGGCGAAGCTGCCGACCGGAAAGGGCGTGTGGCCGGCGCTGTGGATGCTGCCGCAGGACGACAAGTACGGCCCGTGGCCGACCTCCGGCGAGATCGACGTGATGGAGGCCCGCGGGCAGGAGCCGACCAAGGTGCTCGGCACGCTCCACTACGGGTCGCGCTGGCCGGCGAACACGCACACGAGCCGCGAGCACGTCTTCCCCGCAGGGCAGACCATCGCCGACTGGCACGTCTACGGCGTCGAGTGGGAGCCGGGCGAGTTTCGGTGGTCGGTCGATGGCAAGGTCTACGGCTCGCACTCGTTCTGGTGGTCGAGCGGCAAAGTGGCCGGTACCAAGGGCGTGAACCCCACCGCGGAATCGGACCTGCTGCCGTGGCCGGCGCCGTTCGACCAGCCGTTTTACCTCATCATGAACGTCGCCGTCGGCGGCCAGTTCCTCGGCAACCCCGACCGCAACACCCCGTTCCCGGCCGAGATGCTGGTGGACTACGTCCGCGCCTACGACAAGGCCGGCGGGTACGGGCCGCCGAAGCCGCGCGGGCCGGGGCGGTTCCCGTTCACGAAGTCGTGA
- a CDS encoding PVC-type heme-binding CxxCH protein: MPLPKLARAAALFAAAVAFSAYAPSGADAQKKKAEPKQTADRPKRPELPPSALPLALLQGERIALVGNSTAERMNLFGNFEAMLHKRFADKQLVVRNFGRPADEVAIQQRSGDYTKIDDPLYAFGPDTFLCFFGFNESFAGKDGVAKFEQDYERFLDDYSRKYQRDSSGSKPRFVLVSPVAFEAPDPALGITPTLPVDQRFLPSGKAENDNLKLYAAAVKAVADRRKLAFVDAFADTLAMFQAQPGLQFTINGCHLNEDGDLFLAALLYGKLFGGPPPAIDARLRAAVVDKSFVHQQDYRMLNGWYVYGGRRTYDTETFPKEYAKLRAMAAVRDRYVWDIAAGKAVSAGVDDSKTGELFTPPTRFGQPGQKYSENPGELKYQTPEEFVRTAAVAPGMRIIPFADETKFPELAKPVQLGFDSKGRLWVSCMPNYPLWKPGDPKPNDKLVILEDTDKDGKADKSTVFYDQLHCPTGFEFWNGGVLVMDQPRILWLKDTDGDGKADLVVHLFDGWASDDTHHRGGWEWGPGGYLHLLEGIAMSTTLETPFGPHRSQGAGGTYVIDPRNQKVRQFSLPGMYNMWCYVFDEWGQGIVGDGTTANQTWDTPLSGAQFSGRKGINFILPNGERPNLGSEWLVSRALPDEVQKQFTYACVINLNGLPRYTMRDDGAGFMGTRVKGADGKNSDLVKSPDKHFRPADPHIGPDGALWFGDWANALIGHMQYSQRDPSRDHTRGRVYRLIGVDKQPLTPVTQFGKTVPELLNQFTEYEWRTRYNARRELRDRPTAEVLAGTSQWVAKLDPNGKDFERLRTEALWVQQGHHAVQPELLKAVLGSKAHEARAAAVRVAADDRGYIADALPILKAAATDPHPRVRTEALRGLSFFNSTESTDAMLAAARMPLDYWTKYTLEASLGATEATWRPTFLAGKVKDNKAAEELMVGILASSKAGGAAAPHLRILLSAEPQPAEVKNRAMTALAGLKGNATNGRAVFTRGCIACHKVGNGDGQDYGPNLAGVAAKMPRTKIIESIIDPNAEVDAKYVSTRIVTLDGKTVTGLLVTENKTDLTIFDGMMRRVIRLDDIDTRVALKQSSMPEGQAAAMAPSEFVDLIEYLDSLKQK; the protein is encoded by the coding sequence ATGCCCCTCCCGAAGCTGGCCCGCGCCGCCGCGCTGTTCGCGGCCGCGGTCGCATTCTCGGCCTACGCCCCGTCCGGGGCCGACGCCCAGAAGAAGAAGGCCGAGCCCAAGCAGACCGCCGACCGGCCGAAGCGGCCCGAGCTGCCGCCGAGCGCGCTGCCGCTCGCGCTGCTGCAAGGCGAGCGGATTGCGCTCGTCGGCAACAGCACGGCCGAGCGGATGAACCTGTTCGGGAACTTCGAGGCGATGCTGCACAAGCGGTTCGCCGACAAGCAACTCGTCGTCCGCAACTTCGGCCGCCCCGCGGACGAGGTGGCGATTCAGCAGCGCTCCGGCGACTACACCAAGATCGACGACCCGCTTTACGCCTTCGGGCCGGACACGTTCCTGTGCTTCTTCGGCTTCAACGAGTCGTTCGCGGGCAAGGACGGCGTCGCCAAGTTCGAGCAGGACTACGAGCGGTTCCTCGACGACTACAGCCGGAAGTACCAGCGCGACAGCAGCGGCAGCAAGCCGCGCTTCGTGCTGGTGTCGCCGGTCGCCTTCGAGGCGCCCGACCCCGCGCTCGGCATCACGCCGACGCTCCCGGTCGATCAGCGCTTCCTGCCGTCGGGCAAGGCCGAGAACGACAACCTGAAGCTGTACGCCGCCGCGGTGAAGGCCGTGGCCGACCGGCGGAAGCTGGCGTTCGTGGACGCCTTCGCCGACACCCTCGCCATGTTCCAGGCTCAGCCCGGACTCCAGTTCACCATTAATGGCTGCCACCTCAACGAGGACGGCGACCTGTTCCTCGCGGCGCTACTGTACGGCAAGTTGTTCGGCGGGCCGCCCCCGGCGATCGACGCTCGGTTGCGGGCGGCGGTGGTGGACAAGTCGTTCGTGCACCAGCAGGACTACCGGATGCTCAACGGCTGGTACGTCTACGGCGGCCGGCGGACCTACGACACCGAGACGTTCCCGAAGGAGTACGCCAAGCTCCGCGCGATGGCGGCCGTGCGCGACCGCTACGTCTGGGACATCGCCGCCGGCAAGGCGGTGTCCGCGGGCGTGGACGACAGCAAGACCGGCGAGCTGTTCACCCCGCCGACGCGGTTCGGCCAGCCCGGCCAGAAGTACAGCGAGAACCCCGGCGAACTGAAGTACCAGACGCCGGAGGAGTTTGTCCGCACCGCGGCCGTCGCCCCGGGCATGCGCATCATCCCGTTCGCGGACGAGACGAAATTCCCCGAGCTGGCCAAGCCCGTGCAGCTCGGGTTCGACAGCAAGGGCCGGCTGTGGGTGTCGTGCATGCCGAACTACCCGCTGTGGAAGCCGGGCGACCCGAAGCCGAACGACAAGCTCGTGATCCTGGAGGACACCGACAAGGACGGCAAGGCGGACAAGAGCACCGTCTTCTACGACCAGCTCCACTGCCCGACCGGATTCGAGTTCTGGAACGGCGGCGTGCTGGTGATGGATCAGCCGCGCATCCTGTGGCTGAAGGACACCGACGGCGACGGCAAGGCCGACCTGGTGGTTCACCTGTTCGACGGCTGGGCGAGCGACGACACGCACCACCGCGGCGGCTGGGAGTGGGGTCCGGGGGGCTACCTCCACCTGCTCGAAGGCATCGCCATGAGCACCACGCTGGAGACGCCGTTCGGGCCGCACCGCAGCCAGGGGGCGGGCGGCACGTACGTCATCGACCCGCGGAACCAGAAGGTGCGGCAGTTCAGCCTGCCGGGCATGTACAACATGTGGTGCTACGTGTTCGACGAGTGGGGCCAGGGGATCGTCGGCGACGGCACCACCGCCAACCAGACGTGGGACACGCCGCTCTCCGGGGCGCAGTTCAGCGGCCGTAAAGGCATCAACTTCATCCTCCCCAACGGCGAGCGGCCGAACCTCGGCAGCGAGTGGCTCGTGTCGCGGGCGCTGCCGGACGAGGTGCAGAAGCAGTTCACCTACGCCTGCGTCATCAACCTGAACGGCCTGCCGCGCTACACCATGAGGGACGACGGGGCCGGGTTCATGGGCACCCGGGTGAAGGGGGCCGACGGCAAGAACTCGGACCTGGTGAAGTCGCCGGACAAGCACTTCCGCCCGGCCGACCCGCACATCGGGCCGGACGGCGCGCTGTGGTTCGGCGACTGGGCCAACGCCCTCATCGGCCACATGCAGTACAGCCAGCGCGACCCGAGCCGCGACCACACCCGCGGCCGCGTCTACCGGCTCATCGGCGTGGACAAGCAGCCGCTGACGCCGGTGACGCAGTTCGGCAAGACGGTGCCCGAGTTGCTGAACCAGTTCACCGAGTACGAGTGGCGAACGAGGTACAACGCCCGCCGCGAGCTGCGCGACCGGCCGACCGCGGAGGTGCTGGCCGGCACGTCGCAGTGGGTAGCGAAGCTCGACCCCAACGGGAAGGACTTCGAGCGGCTACGGACGGAGGCGCTGTGGGTGCAGCAGGGTCACCACGCCGTACAGCCGGAGCTGCTGAAGGCAGTGCTCGGGTCAAAGGCCCACGAGGCCCGCGCGGCGGCGGTTCGCGTCGCGGCCGACGACCGCGGCTACATCGCGGACGCGCTGCCGATTCTCAAGGCCGCGGCGACTGACCCACACCCGCGCGTCCGCACCGAGGCGCTGCGCGGGCTCAGCTTCTTCAACTCGACCGAATCGACGGACGCCATGCTGGCGGCGGCGCGGATGCCGCTCGACTACTGGACGAAGTACACGCTCGAAGCGTCGCTGGGGGCCACCGAGGCGACGTGGCGGCCGACGTTCCTGGCCGGGAAGGTGAAGGACAACAAGGCCGCGGAAGAACTAATGGTCGGCATCCTGGCGTCGTCGAAGGCCGGCGGCGCCGCGGCCCCGCACCTGCGGATTCTGCTGTCGGCGGAGCCGCAGCCGGCCGAGGTCAAGAACCGCGCCATGACCGCACTCGCCGGCCTGAAGGGGAACGCGACCAACGGCCGGGCGGTGTTCACCCGCGGGTGTATCGCGTGCCACAAGGTCGGCAACGGCGACGGCCAGGACTACGGCCCGAACCTCGCCGGCGTGGCCGCGAAGATGCCGCGGACCAAGATCATCGAGTCGATCATCGACCCGAACGCCGAGGTGGACGCCAAGTACGTGTCCACCCGCATCGTGACGCTCGACGGCAAGACGGTGACGGGGCTGCTCGTGACCGAGAACAAGACCGACCTGACGATCTTCGACGGGATGATGCGGCGGGTGATCCGCCTGGACGACATCGACACGCGGGTGGCGCTGAAGCAGAGCAGCATGCCCGAGGGGCAGGCCGCGGCGATGGCGCCGTCGGAGTTCGTGGACCTGATCGAGTATCTGGATTCGCTGAAGCAGAAGTAA
- the murB gene encoding UDP-N-acetylmuramate dehydrogenase, producing MPSLADQFPEITRRNEPLAPHTRLKIGGPAEFLVEPTDVDDLRAVLKVCGDGSIPVRMLGGGFNLLVRDDPVPGAVVRLTSAAFTMIEWDGKKVVAGGGGQLFDLIAFAVRQGLAGLETLVGIRGTVGGSVRCNVGDKSGEIAQAVRSVTVLTEAGKVQTRTREELTFSEHGSDLDEPVILAVEFALDRDDPAAILKRMRKSWIVRKTTEPLSFQHAARLFHNPPGKTAAALIDRAGLAKSRVGGAELSERNANYVVAHPGTTAADILQLVDHVRARVKERTGVQLDRELHVW from the coding sequence ATGCCCTCGCTGGCCGACCAGTTCCCCGAGATCACCCGCCGCAACGAGCCGCTCGCCCCGCACACCCGACTCAAGATCGGCGGGCCGGCCGAGTTCCTCGTCGAACCGACCGACGTGGACGACCTCCGCGCCGTGCTGAAGGTGTGCGGCGACGGCAGCATCCCCGTGCGGATGCTCGGCGGCGGCTTCAACCTCCTCGTCCGCGACGACCCCGTCCCCGGCGCCGTCGTGCGCCTCACGTCGGCCGCGTTCACGATGATCGAGTGGGACGGCAAGAAGGTCGTCGCCGGCGGCGGCGGCCAGCTGTTCGACCTGATCGCCTTCGCCGTCCGCCAGGGGCTCGCCGGGCTCGAAACGCTCGTCGGCATCCGCGGCACCGTCGGGGGCAGCGTCCGCTGCAACGTCGGCGACAAGTCGGGCGAGATCGCGCAGGCCGTCCGCAGCGTAACCGTGCTGACGGAAGCCGGCAAGGTGCAGACCCGCACCCGCGAGGAGCTGACCTTTTCCGAACACGGCAGCGACCTGGACGAGCCGGTCATTCTCGCCGTCGAATTCGCCCTCGACCGCGACGACCCGGCGGCGATCCTCAAGCGGATGCGGAAGTCGTGGATCGTGCGGAAGACGACCGAGCCGCTGAGCTTCCAGCACGCGGCCCGGCTGTTCCACAACCCGCCGGGGAAGACCGCGGCCGCGCTCATCGACCGGGCCGGGCTGGCGAAGTCCCGCGTCGGCGGGGCCGAACTGAGCGAGCGGAACGCGAACTACGTCGTGGCCCACCCCGGTACGACCGCGGCCGACATCCTGCAACTGGTCGATCACGTCCGGGCCCGGGTCAAGGAGCGGACGGGCGTGCAACTCGACCGCGAACTGCACGTCTGGTAG